The following proteins come from a genomic window of Rutidosis leptorrhynchoides isolate AG116_Rl617_1_P2 chromosome 10, CSIRO_AGI_Rlap_v1, whole genome shotgun sequence:
- the LOC139870552 gene encoding uncharacterized protein encodes MAANQEFVPLNLLNGETLNPSIRVKVFCLWNRTYWNSPSVVASTEMVLMDQQGNKIVAQIPKKLITFFGRTFVEGSYFDLTGFAVVQYEDNNYKMANHSWKVLILRQTSVRRTESFDLPVNGFFTVNYDDVNQWVVDPTTAFGMLLCNEFC; translated from the exons ATGGCGGCTAATCAAGAATTTGTACCTTTGAATTTGTTGAATGGTGAAACATTGAACCCTTCAATCAGAGTCAAGGTGTTCTGTCTCTGGAACAGGACGTACTGGAATAGCCCAAGCGTTGTAGCATCAACTGAGATGGTGCTCATGGATCAACAG GGTAACAAGATTGTTGCCCAAATCCCAAAGAAATTGATTACGTTTTTTGGAAGAACTTTTGTCGAAGGAAGTTATTTTGACCTAACGGGATTTGCTGTTGTCCAATATGAAGATAACAACTATAAGATGGCAAATCATAGTTGGAAGGTGCTAATCCTTCGACAAACGTCAGTTCGCAGGACTGAATCGTTTGATTTGCCAGTAAATGGTTTTTTTACTGTCAACTATGATGATGTTAACCAATGGGTTGTGGATCCTACTACTGCTTTTGGTATGTTACTGTGCAATGAATTTTGTTAA